The DNA segment TGCTGGCGCCGATGGCGCGCACCTTGCCGGCCTGGATCAGCTCGCCCAGCGTGCCCAGCACATCTTCCAGCGGAATGTTCGGATCGTCGTCATGGGTCTGGTACAGGTCGATGTAATCGGTCTGCAGGCGCGTCAGCGAGGCATCCACCGCCTGCTTGATGTATTTGGGGTGCAGGCCGACCTTGCCGTCGCCCATGTCCTTGCCCAGCTTGGTAGCCAGCACCAGTTGCTTGCGCTTGCCGCTTTTTTGCAGCCACTGGCCGATGAGGGTTTCCGATTCACCGCCCACATGGCCCGGTACCCAGCGCGAGTACACATCGGCCGTGTCGACGAAGTTCATGCCCGAGCCCAGCCACGCGTCCAGCAAGGCAAAGCTGGTGGACGGATCCACCGTCCACCCGAAGACATTGCCGCCAAAACACAGCGGCGACACCATCAGCGGCGATTGGCCCAGCGGGCGGGTGGGAAAGGACATAGGGGTCTCCAGTCAGGGAAGGGCAGATATTGCGTACCCATGGTACACAGGGGCTTACCACCAAAAGCTATGAATAAATGAGCTGAACACACAGCTGCAAGAGCGTGTGGGCCATGTTCCTATCCAGGTGCTGCAGCCATTCTGGCGCTGTCGCCACCCCAGTACGTATCGCCTGCAGGACAGCCCGCAGCCGCTGGCGGCGAGGGCGGCAGGGGTATGCAAAAAAGCCACCCGAAGGTGGCTGAAGTGCATTCACAGCGCCGTGGCCTGTCGTCCCACCAGGTGGTGCAGCACGGCAGGCCGGGCGGTCAGGGTTTACAGGCCCAGTTCGAGCGCCAGCAACTGGTCCACGGTCTGGCGGCGGCGAATCAGGCGGGCCTGGCCTGCGTCGACCAGCACCTCGGCCGCCAGCGGCCGGGTGTTGTAGTTGCTGGACATGGAGCTGCCGTAGGCGCCCGTGTCGTGGATCACCAGCAGATCGCCTACGCTGGCACCGGCCAGGCTGCGGGGCAGCACCACGCCGCCGTCGCCCTGGGTGAAGACATCGCCCGATTCGCACAGCGGGCCGGCCACCACGCTGTCCTGTGCGGGCAGTTGCTGGCCGTCACGGCGCAGCACGTCCATGCCGTGGTAGCTGCCGTACATGCTGGGGCGCATCAGTTCGTTGAAGCCGGTGTCGACCAGCACGAAGTGGTTGCTGCCCGCGTTCTTGGTGGCACGCACGGTGCCCAGCAGCACGCCGGATTCTGCGACCAGGAAGCGGCCGGGCTCCAGCTCCAGACCCAGACGGTGGCCCACGATGGTTTCGGCCTGCTGGCGTGCCGCATTCCACAGGCCGTGGTAGTGCGCGGTGTCGATGGTGGCATCGCCCGCCTTGTAGGGGATGGACAGGCCGCCGCCTGCGGAAATCGCATGCAGGTCCACGCCGGCCGCCTTGGTGCGTTCCACCAGCTTGACCATGGCGCCGCAGACTTCCTGCAGGTGGCCGTAGTCCACGCCCGAGCCGATGTGCATGTGCAGGCCGGCAAGCACCAGGCCGCCGGTCTTGATGGCTTCCAGCGCCGCTTCCAGCTCGCTGTGCCAGATGCCGTGCTTGCTGTGCTCGCCGCCGGTATTGGTCTTGTTGCTGTGGCCGTGGCCGAAACCGGGGTTGATGCGCAACCACACATGGTGGCCCTTGGATGCTGCGGCCAGCTGGTGCAGCATGTCGATGGAGCCGGCGTTCACGGGCACCTGGTGTTCCACCACGGTGGCCAGCGTGGCTTCGTCCATCACATCGGCGGTGAAGACGATGTCGGCCGGTTCGCCAAAGCCCGGTGTGAAACCGGCGGCCAGAGCGCGCAGGATCTCGCCGCGCGAGACGGCGTCCACCTTCACGCCCTGCTCGCGCATCAGCTGGAGGATGTGGATGTTGGAGCAGGCCTTCTGGGCAAAGCGCACGGTGTCAAAGGCCTGGAGCTGGGTAATGCGCTCGCGGATGGTGGCGGCGTCATACACCCACAGCGGCGTGCCGAATTCGTCGGCCAGGGCCCACAGCTGGGCGGGGGAAAAAGGGTTGCTCATGGTCTGGATACTCTGCAATGGATAGCGGCTTTGGCGCACAGGAGGGTGTGCGTGCGGTGCGGGCAAGATGGGCCATCCGGCACGGTGGCCCACCCCTTGGACGCAGAGAATGCCGCAGTGGGTGTATTTGGTCTAATGCTTTGTTGTGGCAAAGTCATTCATATTTGATATGCATTGCCCGCCACCATGCCCCGTTCACCAGCCCCCTATGCGCCATTCGCTGCATCTGCGTCCGGCGCCGCCTCCGACCACGCCGGAATTGCGCCTCGCATTGCCCACCGCCACATCGAGGTGTTCCGGGCGGTGATGCTGGCCGGCGGCGTCACCGGTGCGGCGCGCCTGCTGTTCACCAGCCAGCCGACCGTCAGCCGGGAGCTGGCGCGGCTGGAGCAATTGCTGGGCTATGCGCTGTTCGAGCGTGCCCAGGGCCGGCTGCGCCCTACGGCGCGGGCACTGGCGCTGTGGGCCGAGGTGCAGCGCAGCTGGCAGGGGCTGGAGCGCGTGGTCGACCGGGCGCTGGAGCTGGGCCAGGCCCAGGGTGCCCATGTGCGCGTGCTGTGCCTGCCGGCGCTCAGCCATGCGCTACTGCCCGGCGCGCTGGCACGCTTGCAGGCCCTGCAAGGGGCGGTGCCGGTGAGCATCACCACCCAGGAAGGGCCGCTGCTGCAGGAGTGGATGGCTGCACAGCGCTTTGACCTGGGGCTGGCCGAGCTTGCCGATGCCCCACCCGGCACGCGCAGCCTGCCGCTGCCGGCGCTGGACGAGGTGGCGGTGCTGCCCGCCGCCCACCCGCTGGTGCAGCAGCCGGTGCTGGCGGCGCAGGATTTTGCCGGCCAGCCCTTCATCAGTCTGGCGCGGGACGACCCGTACCGCCAGCAGATCGATGCGGTATTTACCCAGGCGGGCGTGGAGCGCCAGCTGGGGCTGGAGACGGCCAGCGCGGTCTCGGTCTGCGCGCTGGTGCAGCAGGGGCTGGGCGTGGCCATCGTCAATCCCTACACCGCCCAGGCCTGTGCCGGGCCGCAACTGGTGGTGCGCCCGCTGGCCTTCGCCATTCCCTACCAGGTGCATGTGCTGCTGCCGCTGCACCGCCCGGCCGAGCCTGCGGTGGATGCGCTGGTGGCCGCCTTGCAGCACA comes from the Comamonas terrigena NBRC 13299 genome and includes:
- a CDS encoding LysR family transcriptional regulator; the encoded protein is MPRSPAPYAPFAASASGAASDHAGIAPRIAHRHIEVFRAVMLAGGVTGAARLLFTSQPTVSRELARLEQLLGYALFERAQGRLRPTARALALWAEVQRSWQGLERVVDRALELGQAQGAHVRVLCLPALSHALLPGALARLQALQGAVPVSITTQEGPLLQEWMAAQRFDLGLAELADAPPGTRSLPLPALDEVAVLPAAHPLVQQPVLAAQDFAGQPFISLARDDPYRQQIDAVFTQAGVERQLGLETASAVSVCALVQQGLGVAIVNPYTAQACAGPQLVVRPLAFAIPYQVHVLLPLHRPAEPAVDALVAALQHTAQALQPSAG
- the lysA gene encoding diaminopimelate decarboxylase, with amino-acid sequence MSNPFSPAQLWALADEFGTPLWVYDAATIRERITQLQAFDTVRFAQKACSNIHILQLMREQGVKVDAVSRGEILRALAAGFTPGFGEPADIVFTADVMDEATLATVVEHQVPVNAGSIDMLHQLAAASKGHHVWLRINPGFGHGHSNKTNTGGEHSKHGIWHSELEAALEAIKTGGLVLAGLHMHIGSGVDYGHLQEVCGAMVKLVERTKAAGVDLHAISAGGGLSIPYKAGDATIDTAHYHGLWNAARQQAETIVGHRLGLELEPGRFLVAESGVLLGTVRATKNAGSNHFVLVDTGFNELMRPSMYGSYHGMDVLRRDGQQLPAQDSVVAGPLCESGDVFTQGDGGVVLPRSLAGASVGDLLVIHDTGAYGSSMSSNYNTRPLAAEVLVDAGQARLIRRRQTVDQLLALELGL